One Streptomyces sp. NBC_00554 DNA segment encodes these proteins:
- a CDS encoding ATP-binding cassette domain-containing protein, giving the protein MTGTDDVTARTYDERAKDERPTLSVRDLDVRLTRDSGTVHAVRGVSLDVYPGEIVAMVGESGSGKSVLSLAVMGLLPRRSRPRVDGSVLLAGTDMVTAGDEARRLVRRRHVGAVFQDPMTSLDPTMTVGAQLAEVTADRAERLRLLADVGIPDPARLKAFPHQLSGGLRQRVMIALAVARKPSLIVADEPTTALDVTVQAQVLDLLLSLRDTIGCAIVFVTHDLGVAARISDRIVVMHQGGLVEQGSTDEIFHHPQHPYTRRLLASRIDLDTPRDRPLTVDRPTGDEVEDVRAEGAQAHRPRTVTELAGGGRGRAVDADGVLRSGQAPAADRDLPARWPEPVIGSDFAVRLRGAARLFRSGPPWARRELNALRGVDLEVAQGESVALVGESGCGKSTLLRIVAGLDKPTSGEVHVLGSTPQMVFQDAGSSLTPWLTVGDMLEERLALTAGRLTRAERRTAVADVLETVGLPVATADVRGGQLSGGQRQRAAIARAVIVPPRVLLCDEPTSALDVSLAATVLDLLGRLRRELGMSILFVTHDLAAARIVADRIAVMCGGRIVEEGPTEQICFAPAQEYTRALLDAVPGPRRHRPATGPAATAGGPR; this is encoded by the coding sequence ATGACGGGAACGGACGACGTGACGGCCAGGACGTACGACGAGAGGGCCAAGGACGAGCGGCCCACACTGTCGGTGCGCGACCTCGACGTGCGGCTCACCCGCGACAGCGGCACCGTTCACGCGGTACGGGGCGTCAGCCTGGACGTGTACCCGGGCGAGATCGTCGCCATGGTGGGGGAGTCCGGCTCGGGCAAGAGCGTGCTGAGCCTCGCCGTGATGGGGCTGTTGCCACGCCGCTCCCGGCCGCGGGTCGACGGCTCGGTTCTGCTGGCCGGCACCGACATGGTCACCGCCGGGGACGAGGCCCGCCGCCTGGTGCGCCGCCGGCACGTCGGAGCCGTGTTCCAGGACCCGATGACCTCGCTCGACCCGACCATGACCGTCGGCGCCCAACTGGCCGAGGTGACCGCCGACCGGGCCGAACGGCTGCGGCTGCTCGCGGACGTCGGCATCCCCGACCCCGCCCGGCTCAAGGCCTTCCCGCACCAGCTCTCCGGCGGCCTGCGGCAGCGCGTGATGATCGCCCTGGCCGTCGCCCGCAAACCCTCCCTGATCGTCGCCGACGAGCCCACCACCGCGCTCGACGTCACGGTGCAGGCACAGGTCCTGGACCTGTTGCTGTCTCTGCGCGACACCATCGGCTGCGCCATCGTGTTCGTCACCCACGACCTGGGAGTCGCCGCCCGGATCAGCGACCGGATCGTCGTGATGCACCAGGGCGGCCTGGTCGAGCAAGGCAGCACGGACGAGATCTTCCACCACCCTCAACACCCCTACACCCGGCGGCTGTTGGCCTCCCGGATCGATCTCGACACCCCACGGGACCGGCCGCTGACCGTGGACCGCCCGACGGGGGACGAGGTGGAGGACGTACGCGCGGAGGGCGCGCAGGCGCACCGGCCGCGCACCGTGACCGAACTGGCCGGCGGCGGACGCGGCCGGGCCGTGGACGCGGACGGCGTGCTGAGGAGCGGTCAGGCACCGGCGGCCGACCGCGACCTGCCCGCCCGGTGGCCCGAGCCGGTCATCGGCAGCGACTTCGCCGTGCGGCTGCGCGGGGCTGCCCGGCTCTTCCGCTCCGGACCCCCGTGGGCCCGCAGGGAACTGAACGCGCTGCGCGGTGTGGACCTCGAGGTCGCCCAGGGCGAGTCGGTGGCGCTGGTCGGCGAGAGCGGCTGCGGCAAGTCGACGCTGCTGCGGATCGTGGCCGGCCTCGACAAGCCCACCTCGGGCGAGGTGCACGTGCTCGGCAGCACCCCGCAGATGGTCTTCCAGGACGCCGGCTCCTCGCTCACCCCGTGGCTCACCGTCGGCGACATGCTCGAGGAACGGCTGGCCCTGACGGCCGGGCGGCTGACGCGCGCCGAACGCCGGACGGCCGTCGCGGACGTACTCGAAACCGTCGGCCTGCCCGTCGCCACCGCGGACGTCCGCGGTGGCCAGCTGTCCGGCGGCCAGCGGCAGCGGGCGGCGATAGCGCGGGCCGTGATCGTGCCGCCCCGGGTGCTGCTGTGCGACGAGCCCACCTCCGCGCTGGACGTGTCCCTCGCGGCAACCGTGCTGGACCTCCTCGGTCGGCTCAGAAGGGAGTTGGGCATGTCGATCCTCTTCGTCACCCACGACCTGGCGGCCGCACGGATCGTCGCCGACCGGATCGCCGTCATGTGCGGGGGCCGCATCGTCGAGGAAGGTCCCACCGAACAGATCTGCTTCGCCCCGGCACAGGAGTACACCCGCGCCCTCCTCGATGCGGTCCCCGGCCCCCGCCGCCACCGGCCCGCGACCGGCCCGGCGGCCACGGCAGGAGGTCCCCGATGA
- a CDS encoding amidohydrolase family protein — translation MRQDEHANAPTLLLRNVTVIDGVTPSPAPGQDVLVEGDRIRAIAPTGTLSLPTAASPARLRILEAGGYTLLPGFFDCHVHVSTSPDAARFDTVLAPESLLTLRSVPALSATLDAGITSARDLAGADSGFREALEAGYVRGPALQIALRILSITGGHGDWRTVSGMPLDSGPGAGAVADSPDEFVRATREVVRQGADWVKVAATGGMTSPRRAPESGGLTGPELSAVVTEAERQGVVGVAAHAQGAAGIAAAVRAGVRSIEHGYLVDDTTLQDMGERGTYLVPTLSALTRPVCADGPPHLVEQRRRLRETALERLSVALTSGVRVVLGTDAGIAPHGGNLRELELLVRLGLSPAAAIAAGTSVAARMCRLDDEVGSVRAGLRADLVLTDVDPLTDIAALGEPDAIRTVIQGGRVVKDLTSGIGAGRERAA, via the coding sequence GTGCGGCAGGACGAGCACGCCAACGCCCCCACGCTGCTGCTGCGGAACGTCACCGTCATCGACGGCGTGACACCAAGCCCCGCGCCCGGCCAGGACGTCCTGGTGGAGGGCGACCGGATCCGCGCCATCGCGCCCACCGGCACCCTGAGCCTGCCCACCGCGGCCTCCCCCGCGCGGCTACGGATCCTGGAAGCCGGCGGATACACCCTCCTGCCCGGCTTCTTCGACTGTCACGTGCATGTGAGCACCAGTCCGGACGCCGCACGCTTCGACACGGTGCTCGCACCGGAGAGCCTGCTGACACTGCGTTCGGTGCCCGCCCTGTCCGCGACACTCGACGCGGGCATCACCTCCGCGCGGGACCTCGCGGGGGCCGACTCCGGATTCCGCGAGGCACTGGAGGCCGGCTATGTGCGCGGCCCCGCCCTGCAGATCGCCCTGCGCATCCTCAGCATCACCGGCGGCCACGGGGACTGGCGGACCGTCAGCGGCATGCCGCTCGACTCCGGCCCGGGAGCGGGCGCGGTGGCCGACTCGCCGGACGAGTTCGTACGGGCCACACGCGAGGTGGTGCGCCAGGGTGCCGACTGGGTCAAGGTCGCGGCGACCGGAGGCATGACGAGCCCGCGCCGCGCCCCGGAGTCGGGCGGCTTGACGGGGCCCGAACTGAGCGCGGTCGTCACCGAGGCGGAACGTCAGGGCGTGGTGGGTGTGGCGGCCCACGCACAGGGCGCCGCGGGCATCGCGGCCGCCGTGCGGGCCGGCGTACGCAGCATCGAGCACGGCTACCTCGTGGACGACACCACGCTTCAGGACATGGGCGAGCGGGGCACCTACCTCGTCCCCACCCTGTCCGCACTGACCCGTCCGGTATGTGCCGACGGGCCCCCGCACCTCGTGGAGCAGCGCCGACGGCTGCGCGAGACGGCACTGGAGCGCCTGTCAGTCGCGCTGACCAGCGGCGTCCGTGTGGTGCTCGGTACCGACGCCGGCATCGCGCCGCACGGCGGGAACCTGCGCGAACTCGAACTGCTGGTGCGGCTGGGCCTCTCCCCCGCCGCCGCGATCGCCGCGGGCACCTCCGTGGCGGCCCGGATGTGCCGGCTCGACGACGAGGTGGGTTCGGTGCGTGCCGGACTGCGGGCCGACCTGGTGCTCACGGACGTGGATCCGCTAACCGACATTGCGGCGCTCGGCGAGCCCGACGCGATCCGGACCGTGATCCAAGGGGGCCGCGTCGTCAAGGACTTGACGAGCGGCATCGGAGCCGGACGGGAGCGGGCCGCGTGA
- a CDS encoding TetR/AcrR family transcriptional regulator encodes MTHDDDTTGAVTPPERPTAGKPGRPRSAPKQRNGLSTREEILQAASRLFGEQGYGKTTTRQIAEAVGIKQSTMYYHFADKGTILTSLLSSTVTPALEFARWLTEQDLDPVIRVCALVTFDLETLLRDRLNLHVVYHLPELEDADFVPTRSAQTVLRDTYREFGRAALGALHTHEHAADLARDLDLVFALVEASVSQRQWGGEGERARYAESAVRGSLRLLGVDGSAVPDVIARANAVLAHYPVQPTPISR; translated from the coding sequence GTGACGCACGACGACGACACGACAGGAGCCGTCACCCCACCGGAGCGGCCGACCGCCGGGAAACCGGGCCGTCCGCGCTCCGCCCCCAAGCAGCGCAATGGACTCAGCACCAGGGAGGAGATCCTCCAGGCGGCGTCCCGGCTCTTCGGTGAGCAGGGGTACGGCAAGACGACGACCCGTCAGATCGCCGAGGCCGTGGGTATCAAGCAGTCGACGATGTACTACCACTTCGCCGACAAGGGGACGATCCTCACCTCGCTGCTGTCCAGCACGGTCACCCCGGCCCTGGAGTTCGCGCGCTGGCTGACCGAGCAGGACCTCGACCCCGTCATCCGGGTCTGCGCCCTGGTGACCTTCGACCTGGAAACCCTGCTGCGCGACCGGTTGAACCTCCATGTCGTCTACCACCTGCCGGAGTTGGAGGATGCCGACTTCGTACCGACCCGCTCCGCACAGACCGTCCTGCGCGACACGTACCGCGAGTTCGGCCGCGCCGCACTCGGCGCACTGCACACCCACGAGCACGCCGCCGACCTCGCCCGCGACCTGGACCTCGTCTTCGCCCTGGTGGAGGCTTCGGTGTCACAGCGTCAGTGGGGTGGAGAGGGAGAGCGCGCACGCTACGCGGAATCGGCGGTGCGGGGATCGCTGCGGCTGCTCGGTGTGGACGGCTCTGCCGTCCCGGACGTCATCGCCCGCGCCAACGCCGTACTGGCCCATTACCCGGTCCAACCGACGCCGATCTCACGCTGA
- a CDS encoding ABC transporter permease, which translates to MKFVLRRVAATAGVLLALTVLLFALQEMSGTDPAKAYVGANASQATVDGARARLGLDEPLVPRYLHYLAGLLHGDLQNSLRTRTPVASDLADVLPASLELAGCVLLVAVLLGAVFAYLTTMRRRGAAVLRSVLFAGAAAPAFLLGMVALLVFYGRLGWLPSGGRTSFRDAPTGPTGFLLLDSLLTGRIDVFADAATHLALPALCAAISPAVAIGRVLVDGLTTNLEADHARTARALGLTERAVLLRHALRNSLGPALSMVGIQAGALLAGLVVVEKIFDWPGIGSYLDSSVAAADLPGITGVALLLGVVYVAVNTIVDVLQVLADRRLALA; encoded by the coding sequence GTGAAATTCGTCCTGCGCCGCGTAGCGGCGACGGCAGGGGTACTGCTCGCCCTGACCGTGCTCCTGTTCGCACTCCAGGAGATGTCCGGCACCGACCCCGCCAAGGCGTACGTCGGCGCCAACGCCTCCCAGGCAACCGTCGACGGCGCCCGCGCCCGCCTGGGGCTCGACGAACCCCTGGTGCCCCGCTATCTGCACTACCTGGCGGGGCTGCTCCACGGCGACCTGCAGAACTCGCTGCGGACCCGCACCCCCGTCGCCTCCGACCTCGCCGACGTACTGCCCGCCAGCCTCGAACTCGCCGGCTGCGTCCTGCTCGTGGCCGTGCTCCTGGGCGCCGTGTTCGCCTACCTCACCACAATGCGCCGACGTGGCGCCGCGGTACTGCGCAGCGTGCTGTTCGCCGGTGCGGCCGCCCCCGCCTTCCTGCTGGGGATGGTGGCGCTGCTCGTCTTCTACGGCCGGCTCGGCTGGCTGCCGTCGGGCGGGCGGACGTCCTTCCGGGACGCCCCCACCGGGCCCACCGGCTTCCTGCTCCTGGACAGCCTTCTGACCGGACGGATCGACGTCTTCGCCGACGCGGCCACCCACCTCGCGCTCCCCGCGCTGTGTGCCGCGATCTCCCCGGCCGTGGCGATCGGACGGGTCCTGGTCGACGGGCTCACCACCAATCTGGAGGCCGACCACGCCCGGACAGCCCGCGCACTCGGCCTCACCGAGCGCGCGGTCCTGCTGCGGCACGCGCTGCGCAACTCGCTGGGGCCCGCCCTGTCCATGGTCGGCATCCAGGCGGGCGCCCTGCTCGCAGGACTGGTCGTCGTCGAGAAGATCTTCGACTGGCCGGGCATCGGCTCCTACCTGGACAGCTCGGTCGCGGCCGCCGACCTGCCGGGCATCACCGGCGTCGCGCTGCTGCTGGGCGTGGTCTACGTCGCGGTGAACACCATCGTCGACGTCCTCCAGGTCCTGGCCGACCGCCGACTGGCGCTCGCCTAG
- a CDS encoding ABC transporter permease — MTTIGPLTLRRRTYAEAVRARSTTADRVALAALALLVLLALLAPVLAPHSPTLRSGEALLPPGSSGHLLGTDALGYDLFARALYGMRASLFAAALVISSGVLVGGLVGVLAGTLPPWADGLLMRITDLFLALPGLVIAMAVAASLGASYSSALIGIAVVWWPMYARLVRGEIRAWAARPHLEAARLAGVPWGRRVTRHLLPGVRSTVVIAASLDVGGLVVALSALSFMGLSSPAPAPELGAMAAQGMQYLLTAWWVPIVPGVAVMLLALTANYAGDAVRDMLRRR, encoded by the coding sequence ATGACCACGATCGGCCCACTGACGCTCCGGCGGCGCACGTACGCCGAAGCCGTCCGCGCCCGCAGCACTACCGCGGACCGGGTGGCTCTCGCGGCCCTCGCGCTGCTCGTCCTGCTGGCCCTGCTCGCTCCGGTCCTCGCCCCGCACAGCCCCACGCTGCGCTCCGGCGAAGCACTGCTCCCGCCGGGCAGCAGCGGCCACCTGCTCGGCACCGACGCCCTCGGCTACGACCTGTTCGCCCGCGCCCTGTACGGCATGCGCGCCAGCCTGTTCGCCGCCGCCCTCGTCATCTCCTCCGGAGTCCTCGTCGGCGGACTGGTCGGCGTCCTCGCCGGCACCCTGCCGCCCTGGGCGGACGGACTGCTGATGCGGATCACCGACCTGTTCCTGGCACTGCCGGGACTCGTCATCGCCATGGCCGTCGCCGCCTCGCTCGGCGCGAGCTACAGCAGTGCGCTGATCGGCATCGCCGTCGTGTGGTGGCCGATGTACGCGCGGCTCGTCCGCGGCGAGATCCGTGCCTGGGCCGCCCGGCCACACCTGGAGGCGGCCCGCCTGGCCGGGGTGCCCTGGGGACGCCGGGTCACCCGCCATCTGCTGCCCGGCGTCCGCTCCACCGTGGTGATCGCCGCCAGCCTGGACGTCGGAGGACTCGTCGTCGCCCTGTCCGCACTGTCCTTCATGGGCCTCAGTTCACCCGCCCCCGCACCGGAGTTGGGCGCCATGGCCGCACAAGGCATGCAGTACCTACTGACCGCCTGGTGGGTGCCGATCGTGCCGGGCGTCGCCGTGATGCTCCTCGCCCTCACCGCGAACTACGCCGGTGACGCCGTGCGCGACATGCTGCGACGCCGGTGA
- a CDS encoding RidA family protein codes for MSPAENAEARAARLGLRIPDYADPPYGGRYGTVKAFHRSGPLVFLSGFTPEDREGVIRHPGRLGADVSLEQGREAARTAAVNALGGIRLALGSLDRVTAVVRALCFVVCTPEFDEVHKVAAGATDVFTEVFGPEAGVGGRAAIGVMQLARRNCFELWLTVEADSAD; via the coding sequence ATGAGCCCCGCCGAGAACGCCGAGGCCCGCGCCGCACGACTGGGCCTCCGCATCCCCGACTACGCCGACCCGCCCTACGGCGGCCGGTACGGCACCGTCAAGGCGTTCCACCGCAGCGGGCCCCTGGTCTTCCTCAGCGGCTTCACCCCCGAGGACCGCGAGGGCGTCATCCGGCATCCGGGCCGCCTCGGCGCCGACGTGTCCCTGGAACAGGGCCGAGAGGCCGCCCGCACGGCCGCGGTCAACGCCCTGGGCGGCATCCGGCTCGCCCTGGGATCCCTGGACCGCGTCACGGCTGTCGTACGCGCACTGTGCTTCGTGGTGTGCACGCCCGAGTTCGACGAGGTGCACAAGGTCGCCGCCGGCGCCACCGACGTGTTCACCGAGGTCTTCGGCCCCGAGGCGGGGGTGGGCGGCCGCGCCGCGATCGGCGTGATGCAACTCGCCCGCCGCAATTGCTTCGAACTCTGGCTGACGGTCGAGGCCGACTCGGCCGACTGA
- a CDS encoding ABC transporter substrate-binding protein: MRSSARTGLRTTPANSDRPAAQRRPRARLGLAAAVATVLALTGCSAGQAGTAGDTDLFTAAIVQAYTTPPDPDVNYDGPGLNIIQNTYEGLVKYEDGTGTAKIVPSLASAWKVSQDGLTYTFTLRDGVTFHDGTPLTSKAVAEAVERRAQVDGGPAYMTADVTKVATPDDHTAVLTLSAPNSAFLDYLASPFGLKLISPTVLAKHAGKDHAQTWLTSHDAGTGPYELTSAKTGDSYELTAYDDYWGDKPAFAAVELEISQNASAAQLELERGEIDAILGNLNKSSFESYAKSQAVTTSTFPNLTTQMVYVNPQSKAFTSAGQRKRLFTGIDTKSILAAAMGSLEEPTSQLFPQGMLDSALDDQGITYDKDALAGIAASAPAKGRTVRIGYAGSSADGKAVAEELASRMNSAGLKAEAVAYAAGSIYKLTDDLAAAPDLAVFAVFPDAGHPDSWGRIIYTPKGGLDLFGAEVDGLDADLDKALTTTESSAYGPVARSVIDSRNWFSIGSLNTTLLTTPGITGTREAQNLLEYNVLHFAALGRS; this comes from the coding sequence ATGCGATCCAGTGCCAGAACCGGCCTCCGGACCACGCCCGCGAACAGCGACCGGCCCGCCGCGCAACGTCGCCCGCGGGCCCGGCTCGGTCTCGCCGCCGCCGTGGCCACCGTCCTCGCGCTCACCGGGTGTTCGGCCGGTCAGGCCGGGACCGCAGGGGACACGGACCTGTTCACCGCGGCCATCGTGCAGGCCTACACGACGCCCCCCGACCCCGACGTCAACTACGACGGCCCCGGACTGAACATCATCCAGAACACCTACGAGGGGCTGGTCAAGTACGAGGACGGCACCGGCACGGCCAAGATCGTCCCCTCGCTCGCCTCCGCCTGGAAGGTCTCGCAGGACGGCCTGACCTACACCTTCACCCTCCGCGACGGCGTCACCTTCCACGACGGCACCCCGCTCACCTCCAAGGCGGTGGCGGAGGCGGTCGAGCGCCGCGCCCAAGTCGACGGCGGCCCCGCCTACATGACCGCCGACGTCACCAAGGTGGCCACGCCCGACGACCACACGGCAGTCCTCACCCTGTCCGCGCCCAACTCGGCGTTCCTGGACTACCTCGCCTCACCCTTCGGCCTGAAGCTCATCAGCCCCACCGTGCTGGCGAAGCACGCCGGCAAGGACCACGCCCAGACCTGGCTCACCAGCCACGACGCCGGCACCGGACCGTACGAACTGACCTCCGCCAAGACCGGCGACAGTTACGAACTCACCGCCTACGACGACTACTGGGGCGACAAGCCCGCCTTCGCCGCCGTCGAGCTGGAGATCTCGCAGAACGCCTCCGCGGCCCAACTGGAGCTGGAACGCGGCGAGATCGACGCCATCCTCGGCAATCTCAACAAGTCCTCCTTCGAGTCCTACGCCAAGAGCCAGGCCGTCACGACCAGCACCTTCCCCAACCTCACCACGCAGATGGTCTACGTGAACCCGCAGTCGAAGGCCTTCACCTCGGCCGGGCAACGTAAACGCCTCTTCACGGGCATCGACACCAAAAGCATTCTGGCCGCGGCCATGGGCAGCCTGGAGGAACCCACGAGCCAGCTGTTCCCCCAGGGCATGCTGGACTCCGCCCTCGACGACCAGGGCATCACCTACGACAAGGACGCGCTCGCCGGCATCGCCGCATCCGCGCCCGCCAAGGGCCGGACCGTCCGTATCGGTTACGCCGGCAGCAGCGCCGACGGCAAGGCGGTCGCCGAGGAACTCGCCTCCCGGATGAACAGCGCCGGTCTCAAGGCGGAGGCGGTCGCCTACGCGGCCGGCTCCATCTACAAACTGACCGACGACCTCGCCGCCGCCCCCGACCTGGCCGTCTTCGCGGTTTTCCCGGACGCCGGTCACCCCGACTCCTGGGGCCGCATCATCTACACCCCCAAGGGCGGCCTGGACCTCTTCGGTGCCGAGGTCGACGGCCTCGATGCCGACCTCGACAAGGCCCTGACCACCACCGAGTCGTCCGCGTACGGACCTGTCGCCCGCTCGGTCATCGACTCGCGCAACTGGTTCTCCATCGGCTCGCTGAACACCACCCTGCTCACCACACCGGGCATCACCGGCACCCGTGAGGCCCAGAACCTGCTCGAGTACAACGTCCTGCACTTCGCCGCCCTCGGCCGCTCCTGA
- a CDS encoding nuclear transport factor 2 family protein, with protein MTTPIDHFDDFAALDPFFRIIEEGLAGFVDGRHFFDLLAEDVIFEYVISVPGYPRRVEGRRAVAELYRGYGSTMVLRSADELAVHRDPEASGIVLEYAVHGQAVRTGRAYDNHFVSVITIKDRKVTHWRDYLDPVAIFNAIGWPAQ; from the coding sequence GTGACCACGCCCATCGACCACTTCGACGACTTCGCGGCGCTGGACCCCTTCTTCCGCATCATTGAGGAAGGACTGGCAGGCTTCGTCGACGGACGGCACTTCTTCGATCTCCTGGCCGAAGACGTGATCTTCGAGTACGTGATCTCCGTTCCCGGATACCCGCGACGGGTCGAGGGGCGCCGGGCCGTGGCCGAGCTCTACCGCGGCTACGGCAGCACCATGGTCCTGCGCAGCGCGGACGAACTGGCCGTCCACCGGGATCCTGAGGCGTCGGGAATCGTGCTCGAGTACGCGGTGCACGGGCAGGCAGTCCGAACCGGGCGGGCCTACGACAACCACTTCGTCTCCGTGATCACCATCAAGGACCGCAAAGTCACGCACTGGCGGGACTACCTGGACCCCGTCGCAATCTTCAACGCGATCGGATGGCCCGCTCAGTAA
- a CDS encoding phosphotriesterase — protein MPVHTVLGPVDASTLGPTSMHEHLLSDLSLWARPAPPGEPPLDGPIRPHDMARLRWNALSVPHNLILHDPDVAVAEMTALRQAGGAAVVELTLRGMGRRLQELPDISRRSGVTICVGTGWYVDATHPADVRTADVDTLAAKLVSDLRDGIDGTGIKPALIGELGTNHPPTEGELRVVAAAGRAAAETGCTVNVHLSFRGQDALSLVELLLSEGMSADRIVLSHMDEVLDRAYHKDAAQTGVVLEYDTFGTDFSYGSPHLRSPADHERLDMAAWLLSEGHQDQLVIGCDVWTQSNLLHNGGYGYEHLFRRIAPALEKLAGPEALRRILVDTPRRLLDRP, from the coding sequence ATGCCCGTCCACACCGTCCTCGGCCCCGTCGACGCCTCCACGCTCGGCCCGACCTCCATGCACGAACACCTGCTCAGTGACCTCAGCCTGTGGGCACGTCCCGCCCCACCCGGCGAACCCCCGCTCGACGGCCCCATCCGTCCGCACGACATGGCCCGCCTGCGCTGGAACGCCCTGTCCGTCCCGCACAACCTCATCCTGCACGACCCCGACGTGGCCGTCGCCGAGATGACCGCCCTGCGGCAGGCGGGCGGCGCCGCCGTCGTCGAACTGACCCTGCGCGGCATGGGCCGCCGTCTGCAAGAACTCCCGGACATCTCACGCCGCAGCGGCGTCACCATCTGCGTCGGCACCGGCTGGTACGTCGACGCCACCCACCCCGCCGACGTCCGCACCGCCGACGTGGACACCCTCGCGGCCAAGCTCGTGAGCGACCTGCGCGACGGCATCGACGGCACCGGTATCAAACCCGCCCTGATCGGTGAGCTGGGCACCAACCACCCCCCGACCGAAGGCGAGTTGCGGGTGGTCGCCGCCGCCGGCAGGGCCGCCGCCGAAACTGGCTGTACGGTCAACGTGCACCTCTCTTTCCGCGGACAGGACGCCCTGTCCCTCGTTGAACTCCTGCTGTCCGAGGGCATGTCCGCCGACCGCATCGTGCTCAGCCACATGGACGAGGTGCTCGACCGCGCCTACCACAAGGACGCCGCCCAGACCGGAGTCGTCCTGGAGTACGACACCTTCGGCACGGACTTCTCCTACGGCAGCCCCCACCTGCGTTCGCCCGCCGACCACGAGCGTCTCGACATGGCGGCATGGCTGCTCTCGGAAGGCCACCAGGACCAACTGGTGATCGGCTGTGACGTGTGGACGCAGTCCAACCTGCTGCACAACGGCGGCTACGGCTATGAGCACCTGTTCCGCCGCATCGCGCCCGCCCTGGAGAAGCTGGCCGGCCCCGAGGCACTGCGCCGCATCCTGGTCGACACCCCACGCCGCCTGCTGGACCGTCCATGA
- a CDS encoding isochorismatase family cysteine hydrolase translates to MNTAGNTVLIVVDIQGGDVEQSASRTEIPHMAGRAERAPRVRELISRTREQGIPVVWIQEVHKPNLVDIGRELDGAEGPHCVEGWPETELSKGLEPRPDEFLIRKRRYSAFFGTELEIVLKAYRAQTLILIGGLTDVCVHYTAVDAHQHDYRVRVVTDCVGGSSQEAHDAALRAIHYLQRDALVEQAEVLRWLESAEPNPEVTRADRTHLAGRPA, encoded by the coding sequence ATGAACACAGCCGGCAATACCGTCCTCATCGTCGTCGACATCCAGGGCGGTGATGTCGAGCAGTCCGCGTCACGCACGGAGATCCCGCACATGGCAGGACGCGCCGAGCGGGCCCCGCGGGTGCGCGAGCTGATCAGCCGCACCCGCGAACAGGGCATCCCCGTCGTCTGGATCCAGGAGGTCCACAAGCCGAACCTGGTGGACATCGGCCGCGAACTCGACGGTGCCGAAGGACCGCACTGCGTCGAAGGCTGGCCCGAGACCGAGCTGTCCAAGGGCCTGGAACCGCGCCCGGACGAGTTCCTGATCCGCAAGCGCCGCTACTCGGCGTTCTTCGGCACGGAACTGGAGATCGTGCTCAAGGCCTACCGGGCCCAGACCCTGATCCTCATCGGCGGACTCACCGATGTCTGCGTGCACTACACCGCCGTCGACGCCCACCAGCACGACTACCGGGTACGCGTGGTCACCGACTGCGTCGGCGGATCCAGCCAGGAAGCCCACGACGCCGCGCTGCGCGCCATCCACTACCTCCAACGCGACGCACTCGTCGAACAGGCGGAGGTACTGCGGTGGCTGGAGTCCGCGGAGCCCAACCCCGAAGTGACCCGCGCCGACCGGACCCACCTCGCTGGCCGCCCCGCCTGA